A genome region from Plasmodium vinckei vinckei genome assembly, chromosome: PVVCY_07 includes the following:
- a CDS encoding folate transporter 1, putative — protein sequence MERDKFSYYHNKDSYETCSTLTVDSFHSFTESKFLIRKKPNGDDEHNANAISNKISSSFIAMLQGVEVLCNLPILYIFKDTYQLHPASLNILISIIKIPWAIKLLWGIISDTYPIFGYRRKYYLMFGSGLCILSLLILGLISHTNISLTIFLLVAYFFGSALCNVIGEAQVIEAGRKGSINSTAKNIATFFAVRKIGFAIMHYLSGYLLSIMTNQHIFLISSILPLSIFISAFFVVEKRSYKKRKIEKQIKSIYEIIKTSYIQKLILFIFIMTSTPSSGSILFFFMANELQFTPKLLGKISMFQSIASLLAILLYMLILNKISIQKLLLYSTIIIAPFSLLPLLAVQKINIFIPNTLFIITDTILVEFVGELQSIPILVECSRIIPEGFESTIYSFLLSVNNFAIMVSSLISSILTYQLGITSTNFDNLPKMIVICCLTNIIPIIFLYNTTKFDNNSKAYKSRNKHTLNSWDSESSLFDSQSYEIKNCEDIKYFITENGHDIPIQ from the exons ATGGAAAGAGATAAATTCAGTTATTACCATAACAAAGACAGCTATGAAACTTGCAGTACATTAACAG TTGATTCATTTCATTCTTTTACTGAAAGCAAATTCTTGATTAGAAAAAAACCAAATGGAGATGATGAACATAATGCCAATGCAATTTCCAATAAAATTTCGTCAAGTTTTATAG cGATGCTGCAAGGGGTCGAGGTTCTTTGCAACCTACCCATTCTGTACATTTTCAAGGACACGTATCAGCTTCATCCCG cTAGTCTTAACATACTAAtaagtataataaaaatccCATGGGCaatcaaattattatggGGAATAATTTCAGACACATATCCTATATTTGGCtatagaagaaaatattatttaatgtttGGATCAggattatgtatattatcattattaattttaggATTAATATCACATACTAATATATCTTTAacgatatttttattagttgcatatttttttggaaGTGCTCTTTGTAATGTTATTGGTGAAGCACAAGTAATTGAGGCAGGTAGAAAAGGGTCTATAAATTCAACAGCTAAAAATATTGCAACTTTTTTTGCCGTTAGAAAAATTGGATTTGCTATAATGCATTATCTATCTGGTTATTTATTGTCTATTATGACTAAccaacatatttttttgatttccTCTATTCTACcattatctatatttatatctgcTTTTTTTGTTGTTGAAAAAAGGAGTTATAAAAAACGTAAAATAGAAAAGCAAATAAAAtctatatatgaaataatcaaaacatcttatattcaaaaattaattctatttatatttataatgacATCAACACCATCTAGTGgaagtatattatttttttttatggcTAATGAATTACAATTTACACCAAAATTATTAGGAAAAATATCAATGTTTCAATCCATAGCTAGCTTACtagctattttattatatatgttaatacttaataaaattagcaTACAAAAATTACTACTATATTCAACAATTATAATAGCACCATTTAGTTTACTCCCATTATTAGCtgttcaaaaaattaatatttttataccaAACAcactatttattataacaGATACTATATTAGTAGAATTTGTTGGTGAATTACAATCTATCCCTATATTAGTAGAATGCTCAAGAATAATACCTGAAGGTTTTGAATCAACAAtctattcatttttattatccgtaaataattttgcaATAATGGTTAGCTCACTTATTTCATCTATATTAACATATCAACTAGGTATAACATCAACTAATTTTGATAATCTACCAAAGATGATAGTCATTTGTTGCcttacaaatataataccaattatttttttatataatacaacCAAATTTGACAATAATTCGAAAGCTTATAAAAGTAGAAACAAGCATACTCTTAATTCTTGGGATAGTGAATCCTCATTATTTGATTCCCAAtcatatgaaataaaaaattgtgaagacataaaatattttatcacaGAAAATGGACATGATATACCAATACAATAA